Sequence from the Candidatus Neomarinimicrobiota bacterium genome:
TCAAAAAAGTTCGCCGCCGCCCTCCAGGCCGCTGACGCCGGGACCAACCCCATCCTCATCCGGGTGGAGACCCGGGCCGGCCACGGCGCGGGCAAGCCCATCGCCAAGCGCATCCAGGAGTACGCCGACATTTACGCGTTTATCTTCAAGCATTTGGGGATGGAGTAGGGGATAGCTGGGGCTCTAGCCGCCGCCCGCTCACTCCCCGAAATAGGCCAGCATGGGCAGGAAGTAGCTGTCCACCCAGCCCTGCTTGTAGTGCATCCCGTGCTCCGGGAGTCCGCTATGCCGCAGGGTGACCAGCGTCCCGCCGTCTTGCGGCTGCAGCTCGATCTCCAGCCGCGAGTCCTCCTCGGACGCATCGAACTCCGTCGTCCGCCAGCTCTGCACGATGCGCTTCGGCGGCTCCAGTTCCAAATTCTGCCCCTGGATGTAGCCTTCCCACGCGTCGAAAGAATCTCCCACCACGTCCGTGGCGCTGGCGGGACTGCCGGTCATGGCCGTGTGCCCGTCGGAGCTGAGCCACGCCTGGTAAATCGCCTCCGGTGTCGCCGGGAAGACCTGGGAAACTTCAAATGAGAGGGGCATCGCCAAAAATTGCGTAAGATTTCAAATTGAAGTCATCTAATTGAACGTATCTGTAACTCTGCGGGGGGTGGATCTGGATTCCGTTACTTCCCGATGATTCTGGTCGAATCGGCTCGGGCAATCGCCTAAAACTAGAGAAAAATATACCCACGCCATTAGCTACCCCCGAAAAATATCTCTCAAATTCTTCCCTCGTAACGCCAGCCTTTTTCCGGACCTCTCTCCAAAGCTGCTCCTTAGGTTTCTCGACCAAATGATCCACTTTAAATGCCCCCATGATCAAACCAACTGGGCGAGATGCATATATCAATACGATTGTACCATTCCCCATGTGTTTGGGTCGCCTCCGCCTTAGCTCGACACTCTTGTCGCCAGATATCATTCTATCCACATATTGCGGCCGAATGGACATCAATATGGCTCCACCACTCATAATCGCTATCCTTTCATTATGAACTGAATTCCAATCTTGTAGAGTCGAAAAAACAGATCATTGTTAACGCGAGAAGGGCCTTGTACGGTGAGAGACTTTCCGGTTTCTTGCTCCCAGAGTTTTCTTGCACTGTCAATTCCAATAAAATTATGAAATAATTCCGACCCACTAA
This genomic interval carries:
- a CDS encoding SRPBCC domain-containing protein encodes the protein MPLSFEVSQVFPATPEAIYQAWLSSDGHTAMTGSPASATDVVGDSFDAWEGYIQGQNLELEPPKRIVQSWRTTEFDASEEDSRLEIELQPQDGGTLVTLRHSGLPEHGMHYKQGWVDSYFLPMLAYFGE
- a CDS encoding ASCH domain-containing protein, coding for MSGGAILMSIRPQYVDRMISGDKSVELRRRRPKHMGNGTIVLIYASRPVGLIMGAFKVDHLVEKPKEQLWREVRKKAGVTREEFERYFSGVANGVGIFFSSFRRLPEPIRPESSGSNGIQIHPPQSYRYVQLDDFNLKSYAIFGDAPLI